In Methylovirgula sp., a single genomic region encodes these proteins:
- a CDS encoding DUF4276 family protein, whose product MKKPSKPTTSRRVKRIGIIAEDHSDVGVLNQLIGKIAKSPYTIRPFAAGGCGKMLGKADAWSKNLYDQGCRYLILVRDLDKENPATLHGSLVSALGDILSKSRIVVIPVREIEAWLLADNEAIFRAMKLKKILAPIANPEAVADPKKLLARLIYTNSEHTRRYINAIHNEKIAAECSYDSLLRCNSFKPFAQFIEQHI is encoded by the coding sequence ATGAAGAAGCCAAGCAAGCCGACGACTTCGCGTAGGGTCAAGCGCATCGGAATTATTGCCGAAGATCATAGCGACGTGGGCGTGCTTAACCAACTAATCGGCAAAATCGCGAAGTCTCCCTATACTATTAGGCCTTTTGCCGCCGGAGGTTGCGGCAAGATGCTTGGGAAGGCCGACGCGTGGAGCAAAAATCTATATGATCAGGGATGCAGGTATTTAATACTGGTTCGAGATCTAGATAAAGAGAATCCGGCGACATTACACGGATCTCTTGTTTCTGCGTTGGGTGACATTCTATCCAAATCTCGGATCGTAGTCATACCTGTAAGAGAGATCGAGGCGTGGCTTTTAGCAGATAACGAAGCAATTTTTCGTGCGATGAAATTAAAAAAGATTCTGGCACCTATCGCTAACCCGGAAGCCGTAGCCGATCCAAAGAAGCTCTTAGCCAGACTCATTTACACAAACTCAGAACATACTCGTCGATATATAAATGCGATTCACAATGAAAAAATCGCTGCTGAGTGCAGTTATGATTCCCTTTTAAGATGCAACTCCTTTAAACCTTTCGCTCAATTCATTGAGCAGCATATTTAG